A single genomic interval of Chryseobacterium paludis harbors:
- a CDS encoding TonB-dependent siderophore receptor translates to MRKTVSISLVVLGIGFANAQKLNDTIRREKTIEEVELFGERKKQPDGLEAITRLPLKTRDQIQSISVISYKVIEDLGGLTVTDVAKNIPGVTQFGSYGGTRESMSIRGYRGVPVLKNGVQMDSDFRTGAMLTDMQGVESIQVIKGSAAVTQGIGDGLGSAGGVINVVTKVPKFINQTNVGFRYGSWDFYRPTIDFQRVLDSQGKVAVRLNAAYQDNNSFRRFINTDRIYVNPSIAIRPDDKTEIVVEMDYMHNNTTPDRGTVNLAKGDTEAIYKMPGRKFLGFSSDNAKMETFNFSTTATRKLNDKLKIRAAFMSSSYQADMTGAALAPIDPKNPNEIRDRSLTKSEREDLNKVFQFDFIGADVMTGFMKHTFQVGFDWKESNVTTKSYIPKEIDRINVLNEINNILPSGIDANNFDLITKDPIVNTVTPTLGLMAQDVITFNKYVKAHLGIRYSRLNGSDKKPSYAWNPSLGLMISPIENMNVFGSYTSTTSLRGANNVLLEGGTVGASTTKQWEVGIKSDWLNERLRFNVTMFNINTDNLSYEVLTGGNSTGTYALAGELKRKGIEVELIGKILPNLQVMTGWAYVDAQYKDSPSFVNGSAPINTPKNSANAWLNYKFSRGTFEGFDVGAGIYYVGTRPVDDYKQKYSNAASGHINGTQLGEKPFNMPEYTTVDAQIGYVFKKGLGLRVFFNNIFDTVGYNSYFRGGYIDQIQPRNFAVQVNYRF, encoded by the coding sequence ATGAGAAAAACAGTATCTATTTCTTTAGTAGTATTAGGGATTGGTTTTGCCAATGCACAAAAGCTTAATGATACTATTAGAAGAGAAAAAACGATCGAAGAAGTTGAGTTATTTGGAGAAAGAAAAAAACAGCCTGACGGTCTTGAAGCCATTACAAGGCTGCCTCTTAAAACCCGAGATCAGATTCAAAGTATTTCAGTAATTTCTTATAAAGTAATAGAAGATTTAGGAGGCTTAACCGTAACGGATGTTGCTAAGAATATTCCAGGTGTTACACAGTTTGGAAGCTATGGTGGGACAAGAGAAAGTATGTCGATAAGAGGTTATCGTGGTGTACCTGTTTTGAAAAACGGTGTTCAGATGGACTCTGATTTTAGAACCGGTGCCATGCTTACAGACATGCAAGGAGTTGAAAGCATTCAGGTAATAAAAGGATCAGCGGCAGTTACACAGGGAATTGGAGATGGATTAGGTTCTGCAGGTGGCGTTATTAATGTGGTAACTAAAGTTCCGAAATTTATCAACCAAACGAATGTTGGCTTTAGATATGGTAGTTGGGACTTTTACAGACCAACTATAGATTTTCAGCGAGTATTGGATTCTCAGGGTAAAGTTGCTGTACGATTGAACGCTGCTTATCAGGATAATAATAGTTTTAGGAGATTTATTAATACAGATCGTATTTACGTTAATCCTTCAATTGCAATTCGTCCAGATGATAAAACTGAGATTGTTGTAGAGATGGACTATATGCACAACAATACTACACCCGATCGAGGAACTGTCAATTTGGCGAAAGGCGATACAGAAGCAATATATAAGATGCCTGGCAGGAAATTTCTTGGATTTTCATCAGATAATGCAAAGATGGAGACTTTTAATTTTTCTACTACTGCGACAAGAAAATTAAATGATAAACTGAAAATAAGAGCAGCATTTATGAGCTCTTCATATCAAGCTGATATGACAGGAGCAGCGCTAGCTCCAATTGATCCAAAAAATCCAAATGAAATAAGAGATAGAAGTTTGACAAAATCTGAGCGTGAAGATTTGAATAAAGTTTTTCAATTTGATTTTATTGGAGCAGACGTGATGACAGGATTTATGAAACATACCTTCCAGGTTGGTTTTGATTGGAAAGAATCTAATGTTACTACAAAATCTTACATACCAAAGGAGATTGATCGTATTAATGTTCTTAATGAAATTAATAATATCCTACCTTCCGGTATCGATGCAAATAACTTCGATTTGATAACGAAAGATCCTATAGTTAATACGGTAACACCAACATTAGGTTTAATGGCCCAAGATGTTATTACTTTTAATAAATATGTTAAAGCACATTTGGGAATTCGTTACAGCAGATTGAACGGATCTGATAAAAAACCTAGCTATGCATGGAATCCATCATTAGGGCTTATGATCTCACCGATCGAAAACATGAACGTTTTTGGCTCTTATACAAGTACAACTTCTTTAAGAGGTGCAAATAATGTATTACTAGAAGGAGGAACTGTAGGAGCTTCAACCACTAAGCAATGGGAAGTGGGGATTAAATCTGATTGGCTGAATGAAAGATTAAGATTCAATGTTACAATGTTCAATATTAATACTGACAATTTATCATATGAAGTACTAACAGGTGGAAATAGTACAGGAACTTATGCACTGGCAGGAGAACTGAAAAGAAAAGGGATAGAAGTAGAATTGATTGGGAAGATCCTTCCAAATTTGCAGGTAATGACGGGATGGGCTTATGTGGATGCTCAATACAAAGATAGTCCTTCATTTGTTAATGGCTCTGCACCAATTAATACACCAAAGAATTCAGCAAATGCCTGGTTGAATTATAAATTTAGTAGAGGAACTTTCGAAGGGTTTGATGTGGGAGCTGGAATTTATTATGTAGGAACGAGACCTGTTGATGATTATAAACAAAAATATTCTAATGCAGCCAGTGGTCACATTAACGGAACTCAGCTTGGTGAAAAACCATTCAATATGCCTGAATATACTACGGTAGATGCACAAATAGGGTATGTTTTCAAAAAGGGACTTGGTTTGAGAGTGTTCTTCAATAATATTTTCGATACCGTTGGTTATAATTCTTATTTCAGAGGCGGATATATAGATCAGATCCAGCCTAGAAATTTTGCAGTTCAGGTTAATTACAGATTTTAA
- a CDS encoding low affinity iron permease family protein: MSHKSNNFFEKFSDWATKFTGSSYAFIGATAIVVIWAFSGPVFHYSETWQLVINTGTTIITFLMVFLIQKAQNKDSKAIQIKLNELIAAHEKASNRIVDIEDLSEKELDQLHTYYEKLADFAEDDVDIHTSHSIDAAKRNQNYKNDLFKKKHDEWLEKQKKESL; the protein is encoded by the coding sequence ATGAGTCATAAGAGCAATAATTTTTTTGAAAAATTTTCAGATTGGGCAACAAAATTTACAGGAAGCTCATATGCGTTTATCGGAGCAACCGCTATTGTTGTGATTTGGGCTTTTTCCGGACCTGTTTTTCACTATTCTGAAACTTGGCAGTTAGTGATTAACACAGGAACGACAATAATTACTTTTTTGATGGTGTTTCTAATTCAGAAAGCGCAGAATAAAGATTCAAAAGCCATACAGATTAAACTCAACGAACTCATTGCTGCTCATGAAAAAGCAAGCAACCGGATTGTAGATATTGAAGATCTCTCTGAAAAGGAATTAGATCAGTTGCATACTTACTATGAAAAATTAGCTGATTTTGCTGAAGATGATGTTGATATCCATACGTCTCATTCTATTGATGCTGCCAAGAGAAATCAGAATTATAAGAATGATCTCTTTAAAAAGAAACATGATGAATGGCTGGAAAAACAAAAAAAGGAATCATTATGA